A genomic region of Rhodococcus pyridinivorans contains the following coding sequences:
- a CDS encoding precorrin-2 C(20)-methyltransferase → MSDTVSGRFYGVGLGPGDPELITRKAARLIAEADVLAYYSGTHGRSIARSIAADLIPDGVIEELLVYPVTTGTTEHPGGYDGAIADFYDESAARLAVHLDAGRTVVVLCEGDPLFYGSYMYLHDRLAPRYPTEVVPGVTSVSAASAAAAEPMVRRTDVLTILPGTVPAPELARRLADTDGAAIMKLGRTFPAVREALAQSGRLDDAVYVERASMDRQRILPVAEVDADAVPYFSVILTAGDRSPRNQAVADRSRPSVAVEATHPDANELLVVGLGPADEKWLTPEAADALTQVDHVVGYGPYVDRVPVRTGLHRHSSGNTVEVDRARFALDLALSGEKVAVVSGGDAGVFGMASAVFEAAQDEKYASVPIRVLPGVSAVQAVAARAGAPIGGDFAVISLSDRLKPWDVIEKRLAAVSEADLVLGIYNPASRSRTTQVADAKTVLLKHRPADTVVVIGRDVGRSGESLEVTTLEKLDPASIDMKCLLIVGAAGTFVMPSGAVWTKRSVDGRHSGSSTTV, encoded by the coding sequence ATGAGTGACACGGTGTCCGGCAGGTTCTACGGCGTGGGACTCGGTCCCGGCGATCCCGAACTCATCACACGCAAGGCCGCGCGGCTGATCGCCGAGGCCGACGTCCTCGCCTACTACTCCGGCACGCACGGCCGATCCATCGCCCGGTCGATCGCCGCCGACCTGATCCCGGACGGCGTGATCGAGGAACTGCTGGTGTACCCGGTGACGACGGGCACCACCGAGCACCCGGGTGGTTACGACGGTGCGATCGCCGATTTCTATGACGAGTCCGCCGCCCGGTTGGCCGTCCACCTCGACGCGGGACGCACCGTCGTCGTGCTCTGCGAGGGCGACCCTCTGTTCTACGGCTCGTACATGTACCTACACGATCGGCTCGCTCCGCGATACCCGACGGAAGTGGTGCCGGGCGTGACCTCGGTGTCCGCCGCCTCTGCCGCGGCCGCCGAGCCGATGGTGCGCCGCACCGACGTCCTCACCATCCTGCCCGGCACAGTGCCCGCCCCGGAGCTCGCACGACGGCTCGCCGACACCGACGGTGCGGCGATCATGAAGCTGGGCAGGACGTTTCCCGCTGTGCGCGAGGCTCTCGCCCAGTCCGGTCGCCTCGACGACGCCGTCTATGTCGAACGCGCGTCGATGGATCGGCAACGCATCCTGCCGGTCGCCGAGGTCGACGCCGACGCGGTGCCGTACTTCTCGGTGATCCTCACCGCCGGTGACCGCTCCCCGAGGAATCAGGCGGTCGCCGACCGCTCGCGGCCGTCCGTCGCGGTCGAGGCGACACATCCGGACGCGAACGAACTGCTCGTCGTCGGGTTGGGACCGGCGGACGAGAAGTGGCTGACACCCGAAGCGGCGGACGCGCTCACACAGGTCGATCACGTCGTCGGCTACGGACCGTACGTCGACCGTGTTCCGGTTCGCACCGGGCTGCACCGGCATTCGAGTGGCAACACCGTGGAGGTGGACCGCGCGCGATTCGCGCTCGATCTCGCCCTGTCCGGCGAGAAGGTCGCCGTGGTCTCCGGTGGTGACGCCGGAGTGTTCGGCATGGCGTCGGCGGTGTTCGAGGCCGCGCAGGACGAGAAGTACGCGTCCGTACCCATTCGCGTCCTGCCGGGCGTCTCCGCGGTGCAGGCCGTGGCAGCGCGGGCCGGCGCCCCGATCGGTGGTGACTTCGCGGTGATTAGCCTGTCGGATCGACTCAAGCCGTGGGACGTGATCGAGAAGCGGCTGGCAGCGGTGTCCGAGGCCGATCTCGTCCTGGGCATCTACAACCCGGCGTCGCGGTCTCGGACGACGCAGGTCGCGGACGCGAAAACGGTACTGTTGAAGCATCGTCCGGCCGACACCGTCGTCGTGATCGGGCGCGATGTGGGACGGTCCGGCGAGTCGCTCGAGGTCACGACGCTCGAGAAGCTCGATCCGGCGAGCATCGACATGAAGTGCCTGCTCATCGTCGGCGCTGCGGGGACCTTCGTGATGCCTTCGGGTGCGGTGTGGACGAAACGGTCGGTCGACGGTCGCCATTCGGGATCCTCGACAACCGTTTGA
- a CDS encoding bifunctional cobalt-precorrin-7 (C(5))-methyltransferase/cobalt-precorrin-6B (C(15))-methyltransferase, with product MGPIRQTTGITVVGIGADGWSGVPSTVRERILAAEVLLGGRRHLDLVPAGTAVREEWPSPLLSGLDDLLDRHAGKDVVALASGDPLVSGIGTTLIRRLGGDAVEVIPAISSVALARARMGWSAEECETITVVGREIDALRRVLTRGRKLVVLVDGARVADVATLLETAGFGNSRVAVLSHLGAADESRIDAKAAHLTDTGVRSLSLMCVEVDGPAGLSVLPGLDDSLFEHDGQLSKRTVRLAAVCALAPRPGELLWDVGAGAGSVGIEWARTDPRCRTLAIEKDERRAGAIERNAAALGVPSIVRIVRGAAPAALVGLPVPDAIFVGGGGSREGVLDTCWDALPPGGRLVAHAVTLETEAVLVQWWKTHGGELTRLSVEHADPIGTFTGWRAQRPVVQWSAVKGER from the coding sequence ATGGGACCGATACGACAGACGACAGGCATCACCGTTGTCGGAATCGGGGCGGACGGATGGTCCGGTGTGCCGTCCACCGTCCGGGAGCGGATTCTCGCGGCCGAGGTCCTGCTCGGCGGCCGGCGCCACCTCGACCTGGTTCCCGCCGGCACAGCGGTGCGCGAGGAGTGGCCGTCGCCGCTCCTGTCCGGGCTCGACGACCTCCTCGACCGGCACGCCGGCAAGGACGTCGTCGCGCTCGCATCCGGTGATCCGCTGGTCTCCGGGATCGGCACCACGCTGATCCGACGCCTCGGAGGCGACGCCGTGGAGGTGATCCCGGCGATCTCGTCGGTGGCACTTGCCCGTGCACGCATGGGCTGGTCCGCGGAGGAGTGCGAGACGATCACCGTCGTGGGTCGCGAGATCGATGCTCTGCGCAGAGTTCTGACGCGCGGACGCAAACTCGTCGTCCTCGTCGACGGTGCACGTGTCGCGGATGTTGCGACGCTCCTGGAGACCGCCGGTTTCGGGAACTCACGGGTCGCGGTGTTGTCGCATCTCGGTGCTGCGGACGAGTCCCGGATCGATGCGAAGGCGGCCCATCTGACCGATACGGGCGTCCGGTCTCTGAGTCTGATGTGCGTCGAGGTCGACGGCCCCGCCGGGTTGTCGGTGCTGCCCGGTCTCGACGACTCCCTGTTCGAGCACGACGGGCAGCTCAGCAAGCGGACCGTACGCCTCGCGGCGGTGTGCGCACTCGCACCGCGACCGGGCGAGTTGCTGTGGGACGTCGGTGCGGGAGCCGGGTCCGTCGGAATCGAATGGGCGCGAACCGATCCGCGCTGTCGTACTCTCGCGATCGAGAAGGACGAACGGCGCGCCGGCGCGATCGAACGCAATGCCGCCGCGTTGGGTGTGCCGTCGATCGTGCGCATCGTCCGAGGTGCTGCACCTGCCGCGCTCGTCGGACTCCCGGTGCCCGACGCGATCTTCGTCGGCGGAGGAGGAAGTCGCGAGGGTGTGCTCGACACGTGTTGGGACGCATTGCCTCCCGGCGGTCGGCTCGTCGCGCACGCGGTGACGCTGGAGACCGAGGCCGTCCTGGTGCAGTGGTGGAAGACGCACGGCGGTGAACTCACCCGTCTGTCCGTCGAACACGCAGATCCCATAGGAACATTCACCGGCTGGCGTGCGCAGCGACCGGTCGTGCAATGGAGCGCAGTGAAAGGCGAACGATGA
- a CDS encoding VWA domain-containing protein: MHVYPFGAVVGSDDLALALTLCAVSPTIGGVLVRGEKGTAKSTTVRAHAALLPPVTVVDGCRFSCDPDAPDPSCPDGPHPPGAASHVRPVRLVELPVGAAEDRVTGALHLGKALADRTAEYEPGLLALAHRGVLYVDEVNLLHDHLVDLLLDAAAMGRSTVERDGVSVEHASRFVLVGTMNPEEGELRPQLLDRFGLAVDVTAPRDPHMRAEIVRRRMAFDADPAGFTARWADRDAEWSRRVASARELVPQVALSDDALVSIAEVCAAFDVDGMRADLVTARTAIAHAAWHDRLEVTREDIAAAARLALPHRRRRNPFDAPTSSDDLLDELLGGDDPDPGPDDDPGGGESAPDDSAAETSSGSGDRSSTSLASATDPFRARVFSVDRVGRGAAGRRSRAVTTIGRTVGSRRGDTGPVHLPATIRASAFTDRGLQVRRKIIEGHETNLVLLCVDASGSMAARNRMVQVKTAVLSLLLDAYRRRDTVGLVTFRGTGATVALPPTNSVDVAAARLRELPAGGRTPLAEGLIEAATTLRRHSLRDPRRRALLVVVTDGRATAGPDAVQRSLDAADVIAAQGISSVVVDSETGRFRMGLAARLAERLGAEYVPVGEVDADALTGIVRERAA; the protein is encoded by the coding sequence GTGCACGTGTATCCGTTCGGTGCGGTGGTCGGTTCCGACGACCTCGCGCTGGCCCTGACCCTGTGTGCGGTGTCGCCGACGATCGGCGGTGTGCTGGTACGTGGCGAGAAGGGCACCGCGAAATCGACGACGGTGCGTGCCCACGCCGCACTGTTGCCCCCGGTCACCGTCGTGGACGGGTGCCGGTTCTCGTGCGATCCGGACGCCCCCGATCCGTCCTGCCCGGACGGCCCCCATCCGCCCGGTGCGGCCTCGCATGTCCGGCCGGTCCGGCTGGTGGAACTACCCGTCGGCGCGGCGGAGGATCGCGTCACCGGAGCGTTGCATCTCGGCAAGGCACTGGCCGACCGCACGGCCGAATACGAACCCGGTCTTCTGGCACTGGCCCACCGCGGCGTGCTGTACGTCGACGAGGTCAACCTCCTGCACGACCACCTGGTCGACCTGCTGCTCGACGCCGCGGCGATGGGCCGCTCGACCGTCGAACGCGACGGGGTCTCCGTCGAGCACGCCTCCCGATTCGTACTGGTCGGAACGATGAATCCCGAGGAGGGTGAGCTTCGCCCGCAGTTGCTCGACCGCTTCGGACTCGCCGTGGACGTGACCGCGCCCCGCGACCCGCACATGCGCGCCGAGATCGTGCGGCGGCGGATGGCCTTCGACGCCGACCCGGCCGGGTTCACCGCGCGATGGGCGGATCGGGACGCAGAGTGGTCGCGGCGAGTCGCCTCCGCCCGCGAACTCGTCCCGCAGGTCGCACTGAGCGACGACGCATTGGTCTCGATCGCCGAGGTGTGCGCGGCGTTCGACGTGGACGGCATGCGCGCCGACCTGGTCACCGCCCGCACGGCGATCGCACACGCGGCCTGGCACGACCGGCTCGAGGTGACACGCGAGGACATCGCGGCAGCGGCCCGACTCGCCCTGCCACACCGTCGGCGCCGCAACCCCTTCGACGCCCCCACCAGCAGCGACGATCTGCTCGACGAACTTCTCGGTGGAGACGATCCGGATCCTGGCCCCGACGACGATCCCGGTGGTGGCGAGAGCGCACCCGACGACTCGGCGGCGGAGACGTCCTCCGGTTCGGGTGATCGGTCGTCCACCAGCCTGGCGTCGGCGACGGATCCTTTTCGCGCCAGGGTGTTCTCCGTCGATCGGGTCGGGCGCGGGGCGGCCGGTCGCCGGTCGCGGGCGGTCACCACGATCGGCCGTACCGTGGGTAGTCGCCGCGGCGACACCGGCCCGGTTCATCTGCCCGCCACGATCCGCGCGTCCGCCTTCACCGATCGGGGTCTGCAGGTGCGCCGCAAGATCATCGAAGGCCACGAAACCAATCTCGTCCTGCTCTGCGTCGACGCATCCGGGTCGATGGCAGCACGCAACCGGATGGTGCAGGTCAAGACCGCTGTCCTGTCGCTGCTGCTCGACGCCTACCGCCGTCGCGACACCGTCGGACTCGTGACCTTCCGCGGCACCGGCGCGACCGTCGCACTCCCGCCGACGAATTCGGTGGACGTGGCTGCCGCACGGCTGCGAGAACTTCCCGCCGGTGGGCGGACCCCGCTGGCGGAGGGGTTGATCGAAGCGGCCACCACCCTTCGGCGTCATTCCCTGCGGGATCCGCGTCGACGCGCCCTGCTCGTCGTGGTCACCGACGGTCGCGCCACCGCCGGACCGGACGCTGTGCAGCGCTCGCTCGACGCCGCGGACGTCATCGCTGCACAGGGAATCTCCTCCGTGGTGGTCGATTCCGAGACGGGCCGATTCCGGATGGGTCTCGCGGCCCGTCTCGCCGAACGCCTCGGCGCCGAGTATGTGCCCGTCGGTGAGGTCGATGCCGACGCTTTGACCGGAATCGTCCGGGAGAGGGCCGCCTGA
- a CDS encoding cobalamin biosynthesis protein CobG: MQPCASVDALPPPLPPDRCPGILRPHVAADGALVRLRVPGGQVPDGALRALSNASTAYADGDVHLTSRGNLQLRGIDLDECGAVPAGLADAVTAAGLLPSASHERVRNIVASPLSGLVGGLTDVRPLVRDLDAGLCADPVLADLPGRFLFGLDDGRGDVATLRCDLTAVALDDGTARIVVGGLDGPTVRLTQVPEMLLRQARRFVEIRESVWHVRQLPRAGAELGGTDPAPRPPAFTMPYGMLGDAVSVLVPLGILTPAMVAALPDRGVVVTPWRGLILPSGSDLVALRETGFETAPDSAWQRVTACTGAPGCSLAEGDTRALARRIVAGNTTDPRIHVAGCERVCGAPHSPHRVVLARSTP; the protein is encoded by the coding sequence GTGCAACCATGTGCGTCCGTGGATGCTCTGCCACCCCCTCTCCCTCCCGATCGGTGCCCCGGAATCCTTCGCCCGCATGTCGCGGCGGACGGCGCGCTGGTGCGGCTCCGCGTGCCCGGAGGGCAGGTACCCGACGGGGCGCTCCGAGCACTGTCGAACGCATCGACCGCCTACGCCGACGGCGACGTCCACCTGACGTCGCGAGGGAACCTGCAGCTCAGAGGTATCGACCTCGACGAGTGCGGTGCCGTCCCCGCGGGACTGGCCGACGCCGTCACGGCGGCCGGGCTGCTGCCCTCGGCGAGCCACGAACGGGTGCGGAACATCGTCGCGTCGCCGCTGTCGGGACTCGTGGGTGGACTCACCGACGTCCGGCCTCTCGTCCGCGATCTCGACGCCGGACTGTGCGCCGATCCGGTCCTCGCCGATCTGCCCGGCCGGTTCCTGTTCGGCCTCGACGACGGTCGCGGCGACGTCGCGACGCTGCGGTGCGACCTCACCGCTGTCGCACTCGACGACGGGACCGCACGCATCGTCGTGGGTGGACTCGACGGGCCGACGGTGCGGCTCACCCAGGTTCCCGAGATGCTCCTGCGCCAGGCCCGCCGGTTCGTCGAGATTCGCGAGTCGGTGTGGCACGTGCGTCAACTCCCGCGTGCGGGAGCGGAACTCGGTGGCACCGATCCCGCTCCGCGGCCACCGGCCTTCACGATGCCGTACGGCATGCTCGGCGATGCGGTGTCGGTGCTGGTCCCCCTGGGAATCCTCACCCCCGCCATGGTTGCTGCACTGCCCGATCGAGGTGTGGTCGTCACGCCCTGGCGCGGCCTGATACTCCCGTCCGGGTCGGATCTCGTCGCGCTTCGCGAGACCGGCTTCGAGACGGCCCCGGATTCGGCGTGGCAGCGGGTGACAGCGTGCACGGGAGCGCCCGGGTGTAGCCTCGCCGAAGGTGACACCCGAGCGCTGGCTCGCCGGATCGTCGCCGGAAATACCACCGATCCCCGAATTCACGTCGCCGGATGCGAGCGCGTCTGCGGCGCACCACACTCGCCTCACCGCGTCGTTCTTGCCAGGAGCACCCCGTGA
- a CDS encoding cobyrinate a,c-diamide synthase: MRVPRVVVAAPASGHGKTTVATGLMAALRRAGHIVSGHKIGPDYIDPGYHSLATGRPGRNLDPHLVGEDLVAPLFLHGAAGADIAVIEGVMGLYDGMIGTDGYASTAHTAALLSAPVVLVVDVSHASRSIAAIVHGMASYDRGTRIAGVILNKAGSQRHSDEVIRALEPTGIPVLGVLGRDDGVTVPSRHLGLVPAEERDEATAQVDRLAARIAERIDLTEILGIASAAPALSATPWSPGTPTEDGPVIAVAGGRAFTFRYTETEELLRAHGCRPVTFDPLRDERLPAGAAGIYLGGGFPEVHAADLAANLPLRTHLRAAIAAGVPTVAECAGLLYLGREVDGHEMVGALDTAARMTPRLTLGYRTAIAPQDTLLASAGTRVTGHEFHRTVIDSGSSPAWLLDGRPDGIATANVHASYLHTHWAGHPDLARRFADAARSADPAPEPTSAPARRRTPEPDLHHHGDRDATEGLVDLAVNVSRRPRPAWLDDALRASLDDLARYPDPSDARSALADRHGRSVDEVLPTAGGAEAFTLIARARAWRKPVVVHPQFTEPEAALLAAGHRVTRVVLRCDDGFVLDPGAVPEDADLVIVGNPTNPTSVLHPADTLLALTRPGRVVVVDEAFMDAVPGETESLTGQLVPGLVVLRSLTKTWAIPGLRAGYVVGDAAVLADFAAQQPPWSVSTPAGAAMIACASGDAVRETEVIAQEIAGDRKVLVDALTGLGIHVVSPATAPFVLAETPEGTRERLREKGFALRRGDTFPGLGDDWVRIAVRDAATTATLVEAWRTIL, translated from the coding sequence GTGAGAGTTCCACGCGTCGTCGTCGCCGCACCGGCATCCGGGCATGGGAAGACCACCGTCGCCACGGGCCTCATGGCGGCACTGCGTCGCGCCGGCCACATCGTGTCGGGGCACAAGATCGGTCCCGACTACATCGATCCCGGCTACCACTCGCTCGCCACCGGCCGACCGGGCCGCAACCTCGACCCGCACCTCGTCGGCGAGGACCTCGTCGCTCCTCTCTTCCTGCACGGCGCCGCCGGTGCGGACATCGCCGTGATCGAAGGGGTCATGGGGTTGTACGACGGGATGATCGGCACCGACGGGTACGCGTCTACCGCCCACACCGCGGCCCTGCTGTCCGCACCGGTGGTCCTCGTCGTCGACGTCTCGCACGCCTCCCGGTCGATCGCGGCGATCGTGCACGGCATGGCGTCCTACGACCGCGGCACGCGGATCGCCGGCGTGATCCTGAACAAGGCCGGATCGCAGCGACATTCGGACGAGGTGATCCGCGCACTCGAACCGACCGGTATCCCGGTGCTCGGTGTGCTCGGTCGCGACGACGGCGTCACCGTCCCCTCGCGCCATCTCGGCCTGGTGCCCGCCGAGGAGCGCGACGAGGCGACCGCGCAGGTGGATCGTCTCGCCGCGCGGATCGCCGAGCGCATCGACCTCACCGAGATCCTCGGTATCGCCTCGGCAGCACCCGCTTTGTCGGCGACGCCGTGGTCACCCGGCACGCCCACCGAGGACGGACCGGTGATCGCCGTCGCCGGAGGCCGCGCCTTCACCTTCCGCTACACCGAGACCGAGGAACTGCTGCGCGCACACGGATGCCGACCGGTGACCTTCGATCCCCTGCGCGACGAACGACTGCCCGCCGGCGCCGCAGGCATCTACCTCGGCGGCGGGTTCCCCGAGGTACATGCCGCCGACCTCGCCGCGAACCTCCCCTTGCGCACGCACCTGCGTGCCGCGATCGCGGCCGGAGTTCCGACCGTCGCCGAGTGCGCCGGTCTGCTCTATCTGGGGCGCGAGGTCGACGGGCACGAGATGGTGGGAGCCCTCGACACTGCGGCACGGATGACCCCGCGCCTGACCCTCGGCTACCGCACCGCGATCGCGCCGCAGGACACCCTGCTCGCCTCCGCCGGCACCCGCGTCACCGGTCACGAGTTCCACCGCACCGTGATCGATTCCGGCTCGTCTCCCGCGTGGCTGCTCGACGGCCGGCCGGACGGCATCGCCACCGCGAACGTGCACGCGTCGTACCTGCACACGCACTGGGCCGGACATCCCGATCTCGCGCGACGTTTCGCAGACGCCGCACGGTCGGCGGATCCCGCCCCCGAACCCACCTCGGCACCTGCGCGTCGTCGAACACCCGAACCCGACCTGCACCATCACGGCGACCGCGACGCGACCGAGGGGCTGGTCGACCTCGCCGTCAACGTCTCGCGCCGCCCGCGACCGGCATGGCTCGACGACGCCCTGCGTGCATCGCTGGACGATCTCGCCCGGTATCCCGACCCGAGCGATGCACGCTCCGCCCTCGCCGATCGTCACGGCCGCAGCGTCGACGAGGTCCTCCCGACCGCCGGAGGTGCCGAGGCGTTCACATTGATCGCTCGGGCACGGGCGTGGCGGAAGCCGGTGGTGGTGCACCCGCAGTTCACCGAACCGGAGGCCGCACTGTTGGCCGCCGGACATCGTGTCACGCGGGTCGTGTTGCGCTGCGATGACGGGTTCGTCCTCGATCCGGGTGCGGTCCCGGAGGATGCCGACCTGGTCATCGTCGGCAATCCGACGAATCCCACCTCGGTCCTGCACCCGGCCGACACGCTCCTGGCACTGACCCGACCGGGACGGGTGGTCGTGGTCGACGAGGCGTTCATGGACGCCGTTCCCGGCGAAACCGAATCGTTGACGGGACAGCTCGTTCCGGGACTCGTGGTGCTGCGGTCGCTCACCAAGACGTGGGCGATCCCGGGTCTGCGCGCCGGATACGTGGTCGGCGACGCCGCAGTGCTCGCGGATTTCGCCGCGCAGCAACCACCCTGGTCGGTGTCCACTCCCGCAGGGGCCGCGATGATCGCGTGCGCATCCGGTGACGCAGTACGCGAGACCGAGGTGATCGCACAGGAGATCGCCGGCGACAGGAAGGTTCTCGTCGACGCCCTCACCGGACTCGGAATCCACGTGGTCTCCCCCGCGACAGCCCCGTTCGTGCTGGCGGAAACGCCAGAGGGAACGCGGGAGAGATTGCGGGAGAAGGGCTTCGCGCTGCGTCGCGGCGACACCTTCCCCGGCCTCGGTGACGACTGGGTACGGATCGCGGTGCGCGACGCGGCGACCACGGCAACGCTCGTCGAGGCGTGGAGAACGATCCTGTGA
- a CDS encoding precorrin-8X methylmutase, which produces MTLRPPPRRYDYVTDGAEIYVRSFATIRAESDLTAIPATAEKIAVRMIHASGQTDLARDLVIHPDLVPAARAALNAGAPILTDANMVASGVTRTRLPADNDVMCLLADPRVPELAERWGTTRSAAAVSLWADRLEGAVVAIGNAPTALFHLLEMLDAGAPRPAAIVGVPVGFIGAAESKEALLDHRLQIPHLVVRGRRGGSAMASSAINALAQEKE; this is translated from the coding sequence GTGACCCTTCGACCTCCCCCGCGTCGGTACGACTACGTCACCGACGGTGCCGAGATCTACGTCCGGTCGTTCGCGACGATCCGCGCCGAATCGGATCTGACCGCGATCCCCGCGACGGCGGAGAAGATCGCAGTCCGGATGATCCACGCGAGCGGACAGACCGATCTGGCACGGGATCTCGTGATCCATCCCGATCTTGTTCCGGCCGCACGCGCTGCGCTCAACGCGGGCGCTCCGATCCTCACCGACGCGAACATGGTGGCCTCCGGGGTCACCCGTACGCGCCTGCCTGCCGACAACGACGTGATGTGTCTGCTCGCCGATCCGCGTGTCCCCGAACTCGCCGAGCGCTGGGGCACGACCCGCTCCGCTGCGGCGGTGTCCCTGTGGGCCGACCGCCTCGAGGGTGCAGTCGTCGCGATCGGTAATGCCCCGACGGCCTTGTTCCATCTCCTCGAGATGCTCGACGCCGGCGCCCCCCGGCCGGCCGCGATCGTCGGGGTGCCCGTCGGGTTCATCGGCGCCGCCGAATCCAAGGAAGCGCTGCTCGACCATCGGCTGCAGATACCCCATCTGGTGGTGCGGGGCCGCCGCGGCGGGTCGGCGATGGCGTCGTCCGCGATCAACGCACTTGCCCAGGAGAAGGAATGA
- the cobO gene encoding cob(I)yrinic acid a,c-diamide adenosyltransferase — MPKGQPTVVPADGLTTRQRRNRPLLMINTGDGKGKSTAAFGLALRGWNQGWSVAVFQFVKSAKWRLGEQTAFETLADLHAERGTGGPIEWHKMGSGWSWSRKEGTEEDHAADALAGWREIQRRLTAEQHGLYVLDEFTYPIAWGWVDIDEVVDTLTSRPGHQHVMITGRRAHPKLVEVADLVTEMTKVKHPMDAGQKGQRGIEW, encoded by the coding sequence ATGCCGAAGGGACAACCCACCGTCGTCCCCGCCGACGGTCTCACCACCCGGCAGCGCCGCAACCGGCCGCTGTTGATGATCAACACCGGCGACGGAAAAGGAAAGTCCACAGCCGCATTCGGCCTCGCACTGCGTGGCTGGAACCAGGGCTGGTCGGTCGCCGTCTTCCAGTTCGTCAAGTCCGCCAAGTGGCGACTCGGCGAGCAGACCGCCTTCGAAACCCTCGCCGATCTGCACGCCGAGCGCGGCACCGGGGGGCCGATCGAGTGGCACAAGATGGGTTCCGGCTGGTCGTGGTCGCGCAAGGAAGGCACCGAGGAGGACCATGCCGCCGATGCGCTCGCCGGGTGGCGTGAGATCCAGCGACGTCTCACCGCGGAGCAGCACGGCCTGTACGTACTGGACGAGTTCACCTATCCGATCGCCTGGGGCTGGGTCGACATCGACGAGGTCGTCGATACGCTGACCTCACGGCCGGGACACCAGCACGTCATGATCACGGGGCGGCGTGCGCACCCGAAACTCGTCGAGGTCGCCGACCTGGTGACGGAGATGACGAAGGTCAAACATCCGATGGATGCGGGACAGAAGGGCCAGCGAGGAATCGAGTGGTGA
- a CDS encoding cobalt-precorrin-4/precorrin-4 C(11)-methyltransferase: MTVHFVGSGPGAADLLTLRAVNLLREVPVVLYAGTYLDADTLSHCRDDAELVDTQHLDLDEITAHLVDAHRRGLDAVRLCSGDPSLYSALTEQTRRLDAAGVPWDVTPGVPAYAAAAAALGTELTVPELVQTVVLTRTQARSTAMPDSEALARVAGIRASLVLHLAITRIRVLAEELTAEYGADCPVAVVAFASRPNQVVLRGTLADIADGVEAAGLKHTAVIVVGHALGVRERPDVACSHLYDPSRERAGLG; this comes from the coding sequence ATGACCGTCCATTTCGTAGGATCCGGACCCGGAGCGGCCGACCTGCTCACACTGCGAGCGGTGAATCTGCTGCGCGAGGTCCCGGTCGTGCTGTACGCCGGTACCTATCTCGATGCCGACACCCTCTCGCACTGCCGTGACGACGCCGAACTGGTCGACACGCAACACCTGGACCTCGACGAGATCACCGCGCATCTCGTCGACGCGCACCGGCGCGGGCTCGACGCCGTGCGGCTGTGCTCCGGCGACCCGTCACTGTACTCGGCGCTCACCGAGCAGACGCGACGGCTCGACGCCGCGGGCGTGCCGTGGGACGTCACACCCGGTGTGCCCGCCTACGCCGCGGCCGCGGCGGCACTCGGTACCGAGCTGACGGTCCCCGAACTCGTGCAGACGGTCGTGCTGACCCGCACGCAGGCCCGATCGACGGCGATGCCCGACAGCGAGGCTCTGGCGCGGGTCGCAGGAATCCGGGCGAGTCTCGTCCTGCACCTGGCGATCACCCGCATCCGCGTCCTTGCCGAAGAACTCACTGCCGAATACGGCGCCGATTGCCCCGTCGCGGTGGTCGCGTTCGCGTCGCGACCGAACCAGGTCGTGCTGCGCGGCACCCTCGCCGACATCGCCGACGGTGTCGAGGCGGCGGGACTGAAGCACACTGCGGTGATCGTCGTCGGACACGCTCTCGGCGTGCGTGAACGGCCGGATGTGGCCTGTTCACACCTCTACGACCCTTCCCGCGAGCGCGCCGGTCTCGGATAG